From Achromobacter spanius, a single genomic window includes:
- a CDS encoding ATPase, T2SS/T4P/T4SS family — MTTQTLPIAGAPARPPALHTPEDIAGMDPGFVRALGRQFDLAALAGRLCPVLLEGGEAAIFAVKEYTVGDQIDEVERMVKAAGYRMACPARYVVPAPLLLMIARGQYTAPGPGRTARSNPAERVSALAALFLDIVRWGVVQGASDVHINVDQRRDVGDIRYTIHGEYVGSDRFAGLSSATLLEVLAVAWMDVRGGNGAVFDPALEQQGRISLTVDAAPVVLRWASLAADAGPSVCLRILRLDATVNGDLLALGYLPGQAETLLRAREREGGAIVLAGVVGSGKSTTIAALMRGIAPTRKVITLEDPVEYHIGNALQNTLTGALADAAWPTLDAKLKTIKRSAMNDLLIGEVRDTQTGRAFMDLASSGVSLYATTHAGSAVMIPERLASDAIGVSREFLASPGILKLLIYQTLLPRLCPGCALPVDSLWSDSYARHAQAWDWRGWIRGLQDAFDLHPESLRVRNEAGCPVCRRDHMPELNGTAGRSVAAEMIEPDRAQGFLEQVRQRDNHGLKQQFQPATGSAWREAATRSARALDCALYRAHLGEIDPRTLLRRFELPVVPNMRTAPAPSSQTPSSQIPSLLAASATQTGATMSGRAHHG, encoded by the coding sequence ATGACGACGCAGACCCTGCCCATCGCGGGCGCGCCCGCTCGCCCACCCGCGCTGCATACGCCCGAAGACATCGCGGGCATGGATCCAGGCTTCGTGCGCGCGCTGGGCCGCCAGTTCGACCTGGCGGCGTTGGCCGGACGCTTGTGCCCGGTCCTGCTCGAAGGCGGCGAGGCCGCGATCTTCGCCGTCAAGGAATACACCGTCGGCGACCAGATCGACGAGGTCGAACGCATGGTCAAGGCGGCCGGCTACCGCATGGCGTGCCCCGCGCGATATGTCGTTCCGGCGCCGCTCCTGCTGATGATCGCGCGCGGTCAGTACACGGCGCCCGGCCCGGGACGCACGGCAAGATCCAACCCCGCCGAGCGCGTTTCGGCGCTGGCCGCGCTGTTTCTCGACATCGTCCGCTGGGGCGTGGTGCAGGGCGCCAGCGATGTTCATATCAACGTGGACCAGCGGCGCGACGTCGGCGACATCCGTTACACCATCCACGGCGAATACGTCGGCTCTGATCGTTTCGCAGGCCTGTCCAGCGCCACGTTGCTAGAGGTCCTGGCCGTGGCATGGATGGACGTGCGTGGCGGCAACGGCGCCGTGTTCGATCCGGCGCTCGAGCAGCAGGGACGTATTTCGCTGACGGTGGACGCCGCGCCCGTCGTGCTGCGCTGGGCCTCGCTGGCCGCGGACGCAGGGCCTTCCGTGTGCCTGCGGATCCTGCGGCTGGATGCAACCGTCAACGGCGACCTTCTGGCGTTGGGATACTTACCCGGACAGGCCGAGACCCTGTTGCGGGCGCGTGAGCGCGAGGGCGGGGCCATCGTACTGGCGGGCGTGGTTGGATCGGGCAAGTCCACCACCATCGCCGCGCTGATGCGCGGCATCGCGCCCACGCGCAAGGTCATCACGCTTGAAGACCCGGTGGAATACCACATTGGCAACGCGCTGCAGAACACGCTGACGGGTGCGCTGGCGGACGCGGCGTGGCCCACGCTGGACGCCAAGCTCAAGACCATCAAGCGCTCGGCAATGAACGACCTGCTGATCGGCGAGGTCCGCGACACGCAGACCGGCCGCGCGTTCATGGATCTCGCCAGTTCGGGCGTCAGTCTGTACGCCACCACGCACGCTGGATCTGCCGTGATGATTCCCGAGCGGCTGGCTTCCGACGCGATCGGGGTGTCGCGCGAATTTCTCGCGTCGCCCGGCATCCTGAAGCTGCTCATTTATCAGACGCTGTTGCCTCGCCTGTGCCCCGGCTGCGCGCTGCCCGTCGACAGCCTGTGGTCGGACTCGTACGCGCGGCATGCGCAAGCATGGGATTGGCGCGGCTGGATTCGCGGCTTGCAAGACGCCTTCGATCTGCACCCCGAATCGCTCAGGGTCCGAAACGAAGCCGGCTGTCCCGTGTGCCGGCGCGACCACATGCCGGAACTCAACGGAACCGCGGGTCGCAGTGTCGCCGCCGAAATGATTGAGCCCGATCGCGCGCAAGGTTTTCTCGAGCAAGTACGGCAGCGCGATAACCACGGACTGAAGCAACAGTTCCAGCCTGCCACGGGTAGCGCCTGGAGAGAGGCCGCCACCCGCAGCGCGCGGGCGCTCGATTGCGCGCTATACCGAGCCCATCTCGGCGAAATCGATCCACGCACACTGTTGCGCCGGTTCGAACTGCCTGTCGTACCGAACATGCGCACGGCGCCGGCCCCGTCGTCGCAAACCCCGTCGTCGCAAATTCCGTCGTTGCTGGCCGCGTCGGCCACGCAGACGGGCGCGACCATGTCCGGCCGAGCGCACCATGGCTGA